TCGGCCTGCTGCTCGATCGCGCGGTGTCCGACGCGCGCGGCTTGGACGGCGCCGTGGTGCTGGATGCCGAGGCGCGCACGGCGCTCGTTCAGCTGGCCTCCGGCGACGCACGCCGCGCGCTCACCTCGCTCGAAGCGGCGGCAGCGATGGTCGCCGACGCCGATCCAGACGGCGACGAACGCCCGGCCGTGACAGCGGCCCACGTGGCCCAGGCCGTCGATCGTGCACTGCTGCGCTACGACCGCCAAGGGGACGAACACTACGACGTCATCAGCGCGTTCATCAAGTCGATCCGCGGCTCCGACGTCGATGCTGCCATGCACTATCTGGCGCGGATGATCGAGGCGGGGGAGGATCCGCGCTTCATCGCCCGGCGTCTGGTGATCTCGGCATCCGAAGACGTCGGCCTCGCCGATCCGCAGGCGCTCGTCATCGCGGTCGCCGCCGCCGATGCGGTCGCCTTCATCGGCATGCCGGAGGGCCGGATCCCGCTGGCGGAGGCGACCGCCTACCTCGCGACGACCGCCAAGTCGAACGCGGCCTACCTCGCGATCGACAAGGCGATCGCCGACGTACGCGCCGGCGGCTTCGGACGTGTGCCCACTCACCTCCGCGACGCGCACTACCCGGGCGCGAAGCGGCTCGGTCACGGCAAGGGCTACGTCTACCCCCACGATCTCGAGGTGGGCGTCGCCACGCAGCAGTACCTGCCGGACGAGCTGCGGGGCCGCCACTACTACGAGCCGACCGGACGCGGACTCGAACGCGACATCGCGGCGCGCGTCGAAAAGATCCGCAAGATCCTGGGCGACTGAGCGCGTCCGAGGGCGCCGATGAGGGCGCGCCGCCGGCCGGTGCGAGGATCGACGTATGGACGCCGAGAGCGCGCAGCCCTGGGAGCTGCTCACCGAGACCGAGGCCTACGACGGTTACACGCGTGTACGCAGGGACACCTACCGTCTCCCGGACGGCTCGGTCTCCGAATGGGACGTGCTCGAGCAGGGCGACACCGTCGCGGTCGTGGCTCTCACCGACGCGGGTGATGTGCTCCTGTTCGAGCAGTACCGCGTCGGTCCGCGCGCGCTGGTGCGTGAGCTCCCCGGCGGCCTGATCGACGCGGGGGAGGACGCCCTGACGGCGGCGGCGCGCGAGCTGCTCGAGGAGACGGGTCATCGCGCCGCGGCGCTGTTCCACGCCGGGAGCGAGTGGTCGGGTGCCAACTCCACCCGACGCAAGAACGTCGTCGTTGCCGCAGGATGCCGTCGCGTGGCCGACCCGCGATGGGAAGAAGGCGAGACAGGCGTCGTCCGCACGATCGGAATCGGAGAGCTGATCCCGCACCTGCTGGCGGGCGACGTGAGCGACGCGGGTGAAGCCTCGCGCGGGCTGCTCGTGTTCGCGAGGTCGTCCCTCACCGACCCGGTGCTGCGACGTGCGCAGCAATGGATACGCGCGGCCCTGGGCAGCATGCTGCGACCGGAACCTGTGGCAGCGCCCGTCGACGAGTTCACACTGTTCTGGGATCGCCTCG
The sequence above is a segment of the Microbacterium sp. PM5 genome. Coding sequences within it:
- a CDS encoding replication-associated recombination protein A, encoding MASASALFQGQTPLAVRMRPTSLEEVAGQGHLLRPGSPLVALADPAGAAKTAVSVILWGPPGTGKTTLAQAIARTSGRRFVELSAVTAGVKDVREVMQEAMTQRDLYGISTILFLDEIHRFTKAQQDALLPGVENGWVILIAATTENPSFSVISPLLSRSLLLTLKPLTDDDLGLLLDRAVSDARGLDGAVVLDAEARTALVQLASGDARRALTSLEAAAAMVADADPDGDERPAVTAAHVAQAVDRALLRYDRQGDEHYDVISAFIKSIRGSDVDAAMHYLARMIEAGEDPRFIARRLVISASEDVGLADPQALVIAVAAADAVAFIGMPEGRIPLAEATAYLATTAKSNAAYLAIDKAIADVRAGGFGRVPTHLRDAHYPGAKRLGHGKGYVYPHDLEVGVATQQYLPDELRGRHYYEPTGRGLERDIAARVEKIRKILGD